In Pseudomonas sp. PDNC002, the DNA window GGCTGGCCGAACTGGCGCCACCGGAAGACGACGACTTGTTGCGTTGCGGCTTGGGATCGCGGCGCAGGGCCAGCGTCTCTTCGCCGCGCAGCAGCGGACGGCAGGCCTCGGTCAGGCGCAGGCCGTTGAAGCCATCGACGTCCACGTCGGCGAAGCCGCGGGCGACCAGTTGGCGGAACAGCGTGCGCCATTCGTCCTCGGCACGCGACTTGCCGATGCCGAATACCGCCAGGTGCTGGTGTCCGACGCTGCGCACTTTCTCGGTGTCCTTGCCCAGCAGAACGTCCACCAGATGGCCGACGCCGTAGCGCTGGCCGCTGCGGTAGATGGCCGACAGCGCCTGGCGCGCAGGTTCGGTGGCGTCCCAGGTTTCCACACCGTCGACGCAGATGTCGCAGTGGCCGCAAGGGTTGGGCATCACTTCGTCGAAATATGCCAGCAGCGCCTGGCGGCGGCAGCGGGTCTCCTCGCAGAGCGCCAGCATGGCTTCGAGCTTGTGCCGCTCGACGCGCTTGTGGCGCTCGTCGCCCTCGGAGTTCTGCATCATCTGCCGCAGCAGCAATACGTCCTGCAGGCCGTAGGCCATCCAGGCGTCGGCGGGCAGGCCGTCGCGGCCGGCGCGGCCGGTTTCCTGGTAGTAGGCTTCGAGGCTTTTCGGCAGGTCCAGGTGCGCGACGAAGCGCACGTTGGGTTTGTCGATGCCCATGCCGAAGGCGATGGTGGCGACCATGATCAGCCCTTCCTCGTTGAGGAAGCGCTTTTGGTGGTACGCGCGCAGGTCGTTGGACAACCCGGCGTGATACGGCAGCGCCGGGAAGCCCTGGGCGGAAAGGAACTCGGCGACCTCCTCGACCTTCTTGCGCGACATGCAGTAGACGATGCCGGCATCGCCCCGGCGCTCGGCCAGGAAGCCCAGCAACTGCTTGCGCGGCTGCTCCTTGGGCACGATGCGGTAGAAGATGTTCGGACGGTCGAAGCTGGAGAGGAACTGTTCGGCATCCTGCAGGTGCAGGCGCTGGATCATCTCCTCGCGGGTGCGCATGTCCGCCGTGGCGGTCAGCGCGATGCGCGGCACCTGCGGGAACAGTTCGGCGAGCTGGCCCAGTTGCAGGTATTCCGGACGGAAGTCATGGCCCCACTGCGACACGCAGTGCGCTTCGTCGATGGCGAACAGGCCGATCTCCAGGCGCTGCAGGAAGTCCAGCATGCGCGGCTGCACCAGGCGCTCGGGCGCCAGATAGAGCAGCTTGATCTCGCCCCGTTGCAGGCGTGCGGCGATCTCGCGCTGGGCCTCGGGGCTCAGCGAGGAGTTCAGCGCCGCGACCGGCACACCCAGCTCGTCGAGCGTGGCGACCTGGTCTTCCATCAAGGCGATCAACGGCGAAACCACTACCGTCAGGCCGTCGCGCAGCAGCGCCGGGACCTGGAAGCACAGCGACTTGCCGCCGCCGGTGGGCATCAGCACCAACGCATCACCGCCATTGGCTACGCGCTCGATGATCCGCGCCTGATTGCCGCGGAAGGCGTCGTAACCGAAAACGTCTTTGAGGATGCGCAGGGCCTGATCGAGCATGGGGGACTCCGAATGAAGCCGCGCATTATACGCAAGCGATCCGGTCGCGGCCGGCACCTTGTCCGGGAAACTGCGGAAAAATCCGTCACATGCGTCCGAACCCCGCGTCGGCACAGGCCGGAAGGGTATTTCGCTTTTGCCGCGGGGCCGCGGAAAGACTACAATTCGGGACCGATCACCTCCGAGGTAGTACCCGATGTCCTTCGCCGACCAATTGTCCCGCCTGCAAGCCTTTCTCGATGCCGATGACCTGCACGAGGAAGCCTTGGACTACATGGCGGCACACGGCTACCTGACTGCCCTGGCGATCTGCCCGGAGGAAGTACCGGAGCGCGAGTGGATCGACGCCCTGTTCGCCGAGCCGCCGCACTACCGCAGTGAGGAAGAGCGCACCGAGATCGAATCGACCCTGGTCCAGCTCAAGGCGCACATCATCCGCCAGATGGCCGGTGACGAAGAGCTGGAGCTGCCCTGCGAACCCTACCTGGGCGACGAGCCGGACGACTCCGACGTCCGCGGCTGGTGCATCGGCTTCATGGAAGGCGTGTTCCTGCGCGAGGCCATCTGGTTCGAGCAGGCCGAGGAAGAAGTCAGCGAGCTGCTGCTGCCGATCATGGTCGGTTCCGGCCTGTTCGACGAACAGCCCGAGTTCGACGAGATCGCCAGCGACCGTGGACTGGTGGACGACATGGTCGCGCAGATCCCCGAGCTGCTGACCAACCTGTTCCTGCTGTGCCAGGCCCCGGAAGAGAAACCGGCCCTGCTCAAGCCGCGCACCCACTGATCCGCTGCCGGAGCCGCGCAACGCGGCTCCGGATTCGTTTCGCGCACGTCGATGCCACGAGAAATCCGCCAAAGCCGCCACGCCTGGGTTCGCTACTGCCTGCTGGGTATCGGCTGGCTCAGTGTGGCGCTGGGCGTAATCGGCATCTTCCTGCCGGTGCTGCCCACCACGCCTTTCCTCCTGCTCGCCGCCGCCTGCTTCATGCGCAGCTCCCAGCGTTTCTACGACTGGCTGGTGAACCACCCGAAACTCGGCCCGTGGATCCGCGACTATCTCGACGGCGAAGGCATTCCGCTCAAGGGCAAGGTCTACGCCATCGGCCTGATGTGGTGCAGCATCCTGATTTCAGGATTCATCGTGCAGCGGCCCTGGGCCTGGGCGTTCATGCTGACCAGTGCGACGCTGGTGAGCATCTACCTGATTCGGACGAAAACGCGGCGATTGGATTGAGTCCGCTGCGGGCTCGAATACCCTCTCCCCAGCCCTCTCCCTGAAGGGAGAGGGAGCCGTTCACAGCGCCCGACCAACTCGGCAATTCGCCTGATACCAATCCAGCCCCTCTCCCTGAAGGGAGGATGGGCCGTTCACAGCGCCCGGCCAACTCGGCAATTCACCTGATACCGATCCAACCCCTCTCCCTGAAGGGAGAGGGAGCCGTTCACGGCACCCGGCCAACTCGGTAATTCGCCTGATACCAATCCAGCCCCTCTCTCTGAAGGAAGAGCGGGCCGCTCACGGCGCCCGGCCAATTCGGTGATTCGCCTGATGCCGATCCAGTCCCCTCTCCCTTCAGGGAGAGGGTAGGGAGAGGGGTATTGCCCGAGCACTGAAGCCCTCAGACTGGCACCACCTCCCCGGCCAGTCCGCCATCATCCGTTCGCCCAACCACCGGCCCCACCGCATCCACCGTAAAGCCGAAGGTATTCACCCCACCTTCGCTGCGCACGAGCACCGACCCGCCATGCATGCTCGCCACCGCCTTGACGATGGACAATCCCAGCCCATGGTTGCTCTGGCTGTTGGCGCGGGCCAGGTCCGCGCGGTAGAAGCGCTCGAACACCCGCGCGCGCTGCTCGGCGCCGATGGGCTCACCCGGATTGCTGACTTCCACCTGCGCAGCACCGCGCTCGTCGCTCAGGCGAACCTCGATGCGGCCACCGGGTGCCGTGTGCTGGGCCGCGTTGTATAGCAGGTTGGTCACAGCGCGCTGGAACAGGGCTCGCTCGACGCAGGCTCGGGCATCGCCGCGCAAGTCGACCTGCACACCTCTCTCGTCGAAGATGACGTCGAGGAAATCAAGGGTCGTCGCCACTTCGCTGGCCAGCGAGGTTTCCACCCGCTCGGCCGCCATTCCACCCTGGTCGACGCGGGCGAGGAACAGCATGTCGTTGACGATGGCACGCAGGCGCTCCAGTTCTTCCAGGTTGGATTGCAGGACTTCCTCGTAATCCTGCGCGCTGCGCTCGCGGGACAGTGCCACCTGGCTCTGGCCGATCAGGTTGGCCAGCGGCGTGCGCAATTCGTGGGCGACGTCGGCGTTGAAGGACTCCAGACGCAAGTAAGCCTGCTCCAGGCGGTCCAGCGCTTCGTTGAAGGATTTCGCCAGGGCCGACAGCTCCGCCGGGAGGGGTTCCAGCCGCAGGCGTTGCGACAACTGTTGCGGGCTGATCTGCCGCGCCTCGGCGGACAGCTCGTGCAGCGGGCGCAACCCGACGCGGGCGATCCAGTGCCCGCACAGCGTGGCCAGCGCGATACCCAGCGCGGACAGGACGAACAACGTGATCAGCGTCGCCTGGCGCGCCTGCTGGAAAGCCACGCTGTCGATGGCGGTGAGCAGCACCAGCGTGGGCCGTTCGCCACTGGCCGGCAGCAGCCCCACGCGGGCAGACAACGGCGACTCGTGCCCCGGCAGCATCAGCTCGGCATAGCCCTTGCCGGTCCCCAGCAAGCGCCGCACCGGCTCCGCAGGCTCGCCATAGTGGAAGCGCGGATCGGCGCTATCGATCCAGAAGCGAATCAGCCCGTTCTCCTGGCTCAGGGTATTCAGCTTGAGCTGCATGTACGACCAGCGCTGGGCGAGGTCCGGCTTGTCGAGCATGCGCGCGACCAGGTTGAACCGGGTATCCAGCTCGGAACGCTGCAAACGCTCGATCTGCGCGTCGAGCACGCAATAGAGGGCCGAGCCGATCAGCAGGAAGATACCCAGCGCGGCGGCGGCGAACATGCCGGCCAGGCGCGTCGACAGCGACAGTCCTTTCACGCTTCACGCTCCTGGGCGGCGCGGCTTTCCAGCACATAGCCCATGCCACGGATAGTGTGCAGCAACTTGGTGTCGAAGGGCCCGTCGAGCTTGGCGCGCAGACGCTTGATGGCGACCTCGACGACATTGGTGTCGGTGTCGAAGTTGATGTCCCAGACCAGCTCGGCGATGGCCGTCTTGGAGAGGATTTCCCCACTGCGCTGGGCCAGCACGCAGAGCAGCGAATACTCCTTGGCGGTCAGTTCCAGGCGCGTGCCGCCGCGCTGTACGCGGCGGCTGACGAGGTCGATAGCGAGATCGGCGATACGCATCTGCGTGGCGCTTTCCAGGTGCGCGCCACGCCGGGTCAGGGCCTGCAGGCGCGCCACCAGTTCGAGGAAGGAGAATGGCTTGATCAGGTAGTCGTCAGCGCCCTCGCGCAGGCCGCGCACGCGGTCTTCCACGCGCTCGCGGGCGGTGAGCATGATCACCGGGGTCTGCCGCTGTTCGCGCAGCGCGCGCAGCACACCGAAACCATCGATGCCGGGCAGCATCACGTCGAGGACGATGACATCGTATTCGCCGTTGAGCGCCAGGTGCCGGCCGTCGATGCCATTGGCCGCAACGTCCACGGTGAAGCCCTGTTCGCTCAGGCCGCGCTGCAGGTAGTCGGCGGTCTTGCTCTCGTCTTCGACAATCAGTACGCGCATGCCCGGGCTCCGTTTGATGCGTTCGCTGGGTCCGACGACCATGCTACCCAGCCGCACCTCATGCCGCATCTCATACCGCACCACCGATGGCCACCGGCTGTGGCTGGCGATGGAAGATCCGGTCCAGCGCCAGGTACACCACCGGTGTGCTGAACAGGGTCAGCGCCTGGCTGACGATCAGCCCGCCAACCACCGCCACGCCCAGCGGCTGGCGCAGTTCCGAGCCGGTGCCGAAACCGATCATCAGCGGGATGGCACCCAGCAGCGCGGCCAGGGTGGTCATCATGATCGGCCGGAAGCGCGCCAGGCACGCCTCGCGGATCGCGTCGTACGGCGACAGGCCGCGCTGGCGCTGTGCGGCCAGGGCGAAGTCGACCATCAAAATGCCGTTCTTCTTGACGATGCCGATCAACAGCACCAGGCCGATCAGCGCCATCACCGAGAACTCCAGGCCCCAGCCCCAGAGCAGGAACACCGCGCCGATGCCCGCCGAGGGCAGCGTGGACAGGATGGTCAGCGGGTGCACGAAGCTCTCGTAGAGCACGCCGAGGATCACATAGACGGCGAACAGCGCGGCAAGGATCAGCAACGGCTGGCTCGCCAGGGAACTCTGGAAGGCCCGCGCGGCGCCCTGGAATTCGCCGCCGATGCTGGACGGCATGCCCATCTCCTGCTGCACCCGCTGGACCAGCTGCACCGCGTCGCCCAGGGCCATGCCCGGCGACAGGTTGAAGGACAGCGTCACCGCCGGGAACATGCCGTTGTGGTTGATCTGCAACGGCCCGGATTTCGCCGGCGCGACCTTGGCCACCGCCGCCAGCGGCACCATCTCGCCGGTCAGTGGCGAGCGCAGGTGGAACCAGGCCAGGCTCTCGGCGCGGCCTCGCTGGCGGGCATCCAGTTCGAGGATGACCTTGTACTGGTTGACCTCGGTCTGGAATTCGCCGACCTGGCGCTGGCCGAACGCGTCGTAGAGCGTCTGGCTGATGTCCTCGGCAGACAGCCCGAAGCGCGCCGCCGCTACCCGGTCGATCTCCAGGGAGGTGATGTTGGCGCCCATCTGCAGGTCGTTGGAGACGTCCTGCAGGCCGCCCTCCTGCTTCAGCCGGTCGGTCAGACGCTGCGCCCACAGCGCCAGCGCGGCGCTGTCATTGCTGCGCAGGGCGTACTGGTACTGGGTGCGTACCGGGCCGGTGGCGAGGTTGATGTCCTGCGCCGAACGCAGGTAGAGAACGATGCCCGGCACCTTGGCCAGCTTGGGCCGGATACGGTTGATGAAGTCATCCACCGAGACATCGCGGTCGCCACGGTCCTTGAGGACGATCCAGAAACGCCCGTTGGCCAGGCTCTGGCTGCCACCGGTGATGCCGATGGCGTGGTTGTAGCTCTGCACCGCCGGGTCGGCGGCGACGATGTCGGCCAGCTGTTTGTGCTTTTCCACCATGTCGGCGTAGGAGATGTCCTCGGCGGCCTGGGTGGTGCCGAACACGAAGGCGGTGTCCTGGGACGGGAAGAAGCCCTTGGGAATGCCGACGTAGCCGCCCACCGCAATGGCCACACAGACCAAGAAGCCGGCAAGCACGGTGCGCTGATGATGCAGCGACCAGTCGAGTCCCTTGGCGTAGCGCGCCAGCAACCAGCCAGCGATACCGCCGTCATCGTGGCCGTGCCTGTCTTTATGGGAATGGGGCGCGCCCATGAAGCGCGAGGCTAGCATCGGCGCGATGGTCAGCGAGGCCAGCACCGAAATCAGGATGGCCGCCGTAACGCTGACGGCGAACTCGCGGAACAGCCGCCCGACGATGCCACCCATGAACAGCAGCGGGATGAACGCGGCGATCAGCGAAAAGCTGATGGAAACCACCGTGAAGCTGATCTCCGAGGCCCCGGCCAGGGCCGCCTCGACCCGGTCCTTGCCTTGCTCCAGGTGGCGGTGGATGTTCTCCACGACGACGATGGCGTCATCGACGATGAAACCCACGGCGATGATCAGCGCCACCAGCGTCAGGTTGTTCAAGGTGAAACCCAGCAGGTACATCGCCGCGAAGCTCGCGCTCAGCGATACCGCCAGCACGGTGGCGACGATCAACGTGGCGGACAGCTGGCGCAGG includes these proteins:
- the recQ gene encoding DNA helicase RecQ → MLDQALRILKDVFGYDAFRGNQARIIERVANGGDALVLMPTGGGKSLCFQVPALLRDGLTVVVSPLIALMEDQVATLDELGVPVAALNSSLSPEAQREIAARLQRGEIKLLYLAPERLVQPRMLDFLQRLEIGLFAIDEAHCVSQWGHDFRPEYLQLGQLAELFPQVPRIALTATADMRTREEMIQRLHLQDAEQFLSSFDRPNIFYRIVPKEQPRKQLLGFLAERRGDAGIVYCMSRKKVEEVAEFLSAQGFPALPYHAGLSNDLRAYHQKRFLNEEGLIMVATIAFGMGIDKPNVRFVAHLDLPKSLEAYYQETGRAGRDGLPADAWMAYGLQDVLLLRQMMQNSEGDERHKRVERHKLEAMLALCEETRCRRQALLAYFDEVMPNPCGHCDICVDGVETWDATEPARQALSAIYRSGQRYGVGHLVDVLLGKDTEKVRSVGHQHLAVFGIGKSRAEDEWRTLFRQLVARGFADVDVDGFNGLRLTEACRPLLRGEETLALRRDPKPQRNKSSSSGGASSASQLVRQEEREMWEALRTLRRKLAQEHSVPPYVIFPDATLLEMLRSQPTTLTAMAQVSGVGARKLERYGQAFLDVLNESEAAPATPAPVADLSHELVTLARAGMTPAQIARQLDCSEKNVYSLLAEAIGRQQLGLEQALDLPEELLGEIQDAFLDEDGELPPVTAIAELFEGRVPLGVLHCVRAALQAELEV
- a CDS encoding YecA family protein, coding for MSFADQLSRLQAFLDADDLHEEALDYMAAHGYLTALAICPEEVPEREWIDALFAEPPHYRSEEERTEIESTLVQLKAHIIRQMAGDEELELPCEPYLGDEPDDSDVRGWCIGFMEGVFLREAIWFEQAEEEVSELLLPIMVGSGLFDEQPEFDEIASDRGLVDDMVAQIPELLTNLFLLCQAPEEKPALLKPRTH
- a CDS encoding YbaN family protein, yielding MPREIRQSRHAWVRYCLLGIGWLSVALGVIGIFLPVLPTTPFLLLAAACFMRSSQRFYDWLVNHPKLGPWIRDYLDGEGIPLKGKVYAIGLMWCSILISGFIVQRPWAWAFMLTSATLVSIYLIRTKTRRLD
- a CDS encoding heavy metal sensor histidine kinase: MKGLSLSTRLAGMFAAAALGIFLLIGSALYCVLDAQIERLQRSELDTRFNLVARMLDKPDLAQRWSYMQLKLNTLSQENGLIRFWIDSADPRFHYGEPAEPVRRLLGTGKGYAELMLPGHESPLSARVGLLPASGERPTLVLLTAIDSVAFQQARQATLITLFVLSALGIALATLCGHWIARVGLRPLHELSAEARQISPQQLSQRLRLEPLPAELSALAKSFNEALDRLEQAYLRLESFNADVAHELRTPLANLIGQSQVALSRERSAQDYEEVLQSNLEELERLRAIVNDMLFLARVDQGGMAAERVETSLASEVATTLDFLDVIFDERGVQVDLRGDARACVERALFQRAVTNLLYNAAQHTAPGGRIEVRLSDERGAAQVEVSNPGEPIGAEQRARVFERFYRADLARANSQSNHGLGLSIVKAVASMHGGSVLVRSEGGVNTFGFTVDAVGPVVGRTDDGGLAGEVVPV
- a CDS encoding heavy metal response regulator transcription factor gives rise to the protein MRVLIVEDESKTADYLQRGLSEQGFTVDVAANGIDGRHLALNGEYDVIVLDVMLPGIDGFGVLRALREQRQTPVIMLTARERVEDRVRGLREGADDYLIKPFSFLELVARLQALTRRGAHLESATQMRIADLAIDLVSRRVQRGGTRLELTAKEYSLLCVLAQRSGEILSKTAIAELVWDINFDTDTNVVEVAIKRLRAKLDGPFDTKLLHTIRGMGYVLESRAAQEREA
- a CDS encoding multidrug efflux RND transporter permease subunit; amino-acid sequence: MSVHAGMSGWCVRHPIATCLLTIASLMLGLLAFFRLGVAPLPQVDFPTIQVQALLPGGSPETMASSVATPLEVQFSAIPGVTEMLSTSALGSTTLTLTFALEKDIDVAAQEVTAAINAAAGRLPADMPNLPTWRKINPADSPIMIVRVNSELLPLIELSDYAETLLARQLSQISGVGQIFVVGQQRPAIRIQAQPEKLAAYRLTLADLRQSLQSSSINLAKGAIFGDGRVSTLAANDQLFSPDEYGDLVVAYRAGAPVFLRDLARVVKAPEDDYVQSWPDGRPGVALVILRQPGANIVETSDAIQAELPRLREMLPAGVEVEVLNDRTRTIRASLHEVELTLLLTMGLVVLVMGLFLRQLSATLIVATVLAVSLSASFAAMYLLGFTLNNLTLVALIIAVGFIVDDAIVVVENIHRHLEQGKDRVEAALAGASEISFTVVSISFSLIAAFIPLLFMGGIVGRLFREFAVSVTAAILISVLASLTIAPMLASRFMGAPHSHKDRHGHDDGGIAGWLLARYAKGLDWSLHHQRTVLAGFLVCVAIAVGGYVGIPKGFFPSQDTAFVFGTTQAAEDISYADMVEKHKQLADIVAADPAVQSYNHAIGITGGSQSLANGRFWIVLKDRGDRDVSVDDFINRIRPKLAKVPGIVLYLRSAQDINLATGPVRTQYQYALRSNDSAALALWAQRLTDRLKQEGGLQDVSNDLQMGANITSLEIDRVAAARFGLSAEDISQTLYDAFGQRQVGEFQTEVNQYKVILELDARQRGRAESLAWFHLRSPLTGEMVPLAAVAKVAPAKSGPLQINHNGMFPAVTLSFNLSPGMALGDAVQLVQRVQQEMGMPSSIGGEFQGAARAFQSSLASQPLLILAALFAVYVILGVLYESFVHPLTILSTLPSAGIGAVFLLWGWGLEFSVMALIGLVLLIGIVKKNGILMVDFALAAQRQRGLSPYDAIREACLARFRPIMMTTLAALLGAIPLMIGFGTGSELRQPLGVAVVGGLIVSQALTLFSTPVVYLALDRIFHRQPQPVAIGGAV